Proteins co-encoded in one Papaver somniferum cultivar HN1 chromosome 5, ASM357369v1, whole genome shotgun sequence genomic window:
- the LOC113280849 gene encoding CBL-interacting serine/threonine-protein kinase 9-like has protein sequence MSGGGSSNGGSGTPRTRVGKYAMGRTLGEGSFAKVKFAKNVENGDCVAIKILDKNKVLRHEMIQMIKREISTMKMIKHPNVIQLHEVMASKTKVYIVLEYVDGRELFDKIAHRGKLKEDEARSYFQQLINAVDYCHSRGVYHRDLKPENLLLDTHGVLKVTDFGLSTFSQESQDGLCHTACGTPNYVAPEVLKDKGYHGSTSDVWSCGIILFVLMAGYFPFDDSNIMALYRKIYRAEFSFPGWFSSSSKKLIKRILDPDPATRITIPQILETEWFKKGYKPPNFKQDEEDISLSDIDAVFNDSEEHLVTERREKPVSMNAFELISKSQGLNLGNLFENHRTNSIKRETHFTSQCPANEIMCKIEQTAKPLGFNVRKQNYKMKLQGDKTGRKGHLSVATEVFEVAPSLHMVELRKTGGDTLEFKQFYESFSTGLKDIVWKAEKIPEESS, from the exons ATGAGCGGCGGCGGCAGCAGCAATGGTGGAAGCGGAACCCCACGCACTAGGGTTGGAAAATATGCAATGGGAAGAACATTGGGCGAAGGTAGTTTTGCAAAGGTGAAATTCGCTAAGAATGTTGAAAATGGTGATTGCGTTGCCATTAAAATCCTTGACAAGAATAAAGTCCTCCGTCATGAAATGATCCAAATG attaaaagAGAAATTTCGACAATGAAGATGATTAAGCACCCTAATGTTATACAGCTTCATGAG GTTATGGCAAGCAAGACAAAAGTATACATTGTGCTTGAATATGTTGATGGTCGTGAACTCTTCGACAAAATT GCTCACCGTGGAAAATTAAAGGAGGATGAAGCAAGAAGTTATTTCCAACAACTGATCAATGCTGTGGATTATTGCCACAGTAGAGGTGTTTACCACAGAGATTTGAAG CCTGAAAATTTGCTTTTGGATACACATGGTGTTCTTAAAGTTACAGATTTCGGATTAAGCACATTTTCACAAGAATCACAG GATGGTCTCTGCCACACAGCCTGTGGAACTCCAAATTATGTTGCGCCTGAG GTGCTTAAAGACAAAGGCTATCATGGTTCAACTTCCGATGTATGGTCTTGTGGAAtcattttatttgttttaatGGCTGGTTACTTTCCTTTTGATGACTCAAATATCATGGCTTTATACCGAAAA ATCTACAGAGCTGAATTTTCATTTCCTGGATGGTTTTCATCAAGTTCGAAGAAACTTATTAAGCGTATCCTTGATCCTGATCCTGCTACT AGGATTACAATTCCACAAATTTTAGAAACTGAGTGGTTTAAGAAAGGGTATAAGCCACCAAATTTTAAGCAGGACGAGGAGGATATAAGCCTTTCTGACATTGATGCAGTTTTTAATGATTCCGAG GAGCATTTGGTAACAGAGAGAAGAGAAAAACCTGTATCGATGAATGCATTCGAACTTATTTCCAAGTCTCAAGGTCTAAACCTGGGCAATTTGTTCGAGAACCACCGAACG AATTCTATAAAGAGAGAAACGCATTTTACTTCTCAGTGTCCTGCTAATGAGATAATGTGTAAGATTGAACAAACGGCTAAACCTCTTGGTTTTAATGTTCGCAAACAAAATTATAAG ATGAAGTTGCAAGGTGATAAAACAGGACGAAAAGGCCATCTTTCTGTTGCTACAGAG GTTTTTGAGGTGGCTCCATCTCTACACATGGTGGAGCTTCGAAAGACTGGTGGTGATACACTGGAATTTAAACAG TTCTACGAGAGCTTTTCAACTGGATTAAAAGATATCGTCTGGAAAGCAGAAAAAATACCGGAAGAATCAAG TTGA